In Janibacter alkaliphilus, the following proteins share a genomic window:
- a CDS encoding nuclear transport factor 2 family protein: MLAFREVIEAHDPTRIADTLAEGVVFTSPVGFRPYPGKALTTAILQNVMEVFDDFRYIREIGADGDADRSLVFEASIHGKQLTGCDFLHLDEDGKIDDFMVMVRPLSAAKALAEEMSARFPRIQEQASAR, translated from the coding sequence ATGCTGGCTTTCCGCGAGGTCATCGAGGCCCACGACCCCACCCGCATCGCCGACACCCTGGCCGAGGGCGTCGTCTTCACCAGCCCGGTGGGCTTCCGCCCGTACCCGGGCAAGGCGCTGACCACGGCCATCCTGCAGAACGTCATGGAGGTCTTCGACGACTTCCGCTACATCCGCGAGATCGGCGCCGACGGCGACGCCGACCGCAGCCTGGTCTTCGAGGCGAGCATCCACGGCAAGCAGCTCACCGGGTGCGACTTCCTGCACCTCGACGAGGACGGTAAGATCGACGACTTCATGGTCATGGTCCGGCCGCTGAGCGCCGCGAAGGCCCTGGCCGAGGAGATGTCCGCCCGCTTCCCGCGGATCCAGGAGCAGGCGAGCGCCCGGTGA
- a CDS encoding SGNH/GDSL hydrolase family protein — translation MSGSAATRYVALGDSITEGVGDDPHADGTPRGWADRLAELMAAHGPVGYANLAVRGRRTREVVETQLETAAAAAPTIATVSAGVNDLLCPRLDLDALAADLALIAARLTGVGAQVLFVPLPAVERVTPLGHLLRPRREALNTILADLAQRDGVVALPPTEGTIFEQKVAWSPDKLHLSAVGHEALAREAAEALGLVVDPWIELTPAPSGPAGLRAEARWVVREAGPWVGRRLTGRSSGDGRSAKRPELTPVS, via the coding sequence ATGAGCGGGAGCGCCGCCACCCGCTACGTCGCCCTGGGCGACAGCATCACCGAAGGGGTCGGCGACGACCCGCACGCCGACGGGACGCCGCGGGGCTGGGCCGACCGGCTGGCCGAGCTCATGGCCGCCCACGGACCGGTCGGCTACGCCAACCTCGCCGTCCGCGGTCGGCGGACCCGCGAGGTGGTCGAGACCCAGCTGGAGACGGCGGCCGCGGCTGCCCCGACGATCGCGACGGTCAGTGCCGGGGTCAACGACCTGCTGTGCCCGCGCCTCGACCTCGACGCGCTGGCTGCCGATCTCGCGCTCATCGCGGCCCGGCTCACCGGAGTCGGCGCCCAGGTGCTCTTCGTGCCCCTGCCCGCGGTCGAGCGGGTCACCCCGCTGGGTCACCTGCTGCGCCCCCGACGGGAGGCTCTCAACACGATCCTGGCCGACCTGGCGCAGCGCGACGGCGTCGTCGCGCTGCCGCCCACGGAGGGAACGATCTTCGAGCAGAAGGTGGCCTGGTCGCCGGACAAGCTGCACCTGTCCGCGGTCGGTCACGAGGCGCTGGCCCGCGAGGCCGCCGAGGCGCTGGGACTCGTCGTGGATCCGTGGATCGAGCTGACCCCCGCGCCGTCCGGGCCCGCCGGTCTGCGCGCCGAGGCCCGCTGGGTCGTCCGGGAGGCCGGACCCTGGGTCGGTCGCCGGCTCACCGGTCGCTCCTCCGGCGACGGGCGCTCGGCCAAGCGCCCGGAGCTGACGCCGGTCAGTTGA
- a CDS encoding YqgE/AlgH family protein — protein sequence MENSLAGQLLVATPDLSDGLFERSVVLVLQHDERTAEGVILNKPVDAEVDDVLPGWQSGATAPQRVFQGGPVQLDSAVGLVGCPGDGDPPLGIKRLFGAIGLVDLDAPQDLVWPEISALRIFAGYSGWSSEQLDDERARNGWFVVEAEVGDVFDEHPETLWRRVLRRQTGSLAWVSTYPEDPALN from the coding sequence ATGGAGAACTCGCTCGCGGGTCAGCTCCTCGTCGCCACCCCGGACCTGTCCGACGGTCTCTTCGAGCGGAGCGTCGTCCTCGTGCTGCAGCACGACGAGCGCACCGCCGAAGGGGTCATCCTCAACAAGCCGGTCGACGCCGAGGTGGACGACGTGCTGCCCGGGTGGCAGTCCGGCGCCACCGCGCCGCAGCGGGTCTTCCAGGGTGGCCCGGTGCAGCTCGACTCCGCGGTCGGGCTCGTCGGCTGCCCCGGGGACGGCGACCCGCCGCTGGGGATCAAGCGGCTCTTCGGGGCGATCGGCCTCGTCGACCTGGACGCCCCCCAGGACCTCGTCTGGCCCGAGATCAGCGCGCTGCGGATCTTCGCCGGCTACTCCGGCTGGTCATCCGAGCAGCTGGACGACGAGCGCGCCCGCAACGGCTGGTTCGTCGTCGAGGCCGAGGTCGGGGACGTCTTCGACGAGCACCCGGAGACGCTGTGGCGGCGGGTGCTGCGCCGGCAGACCGGGTCGCTGGCGTGGGTCTCGACCTACCCGGAGGACCCGGCGCTCAACTGA
- a CDS encoding DEAD/DEAH box helicase, whose translation MPKQPKKKDGKKARWSAAKKAQAKKGPGGSGHRGRRPESSGGERGSRAEKPRRDDRPHRQDSRRDERPRRDDRPRRKEWRREDRPRRDDRPARSEGPKGDRPRRDDRPRRDDQPYRDDRPRRDDRPRRDEWRRDDRPRRDDRPRRTAPERPTIQDAEAARREADTWVSASRSSLTGPVEIAEDNGFAALGLPDILVERLARDGITTPFAIQGAAIPDALAGRDVLGRGRTGSGKTLAFGLPVLSRLAGGRARSRRPRALVLVPTRELAMQVSDSLEPLVHVLGLRHKLVAGGLSYTGQTAALDKGVDLLIATPGRLIDLLDREALTLEDVEVAVLDEADHMADMGFLPDVTRALDACGEGQRLLFSATLDQGVGDLVETYLTDPVTHSTDEAAASVDTMSHHLLVIDPQHKKKLTAQIASRPGRTVVFVRTKLGADRVARELREAGVAAAALHGGLTQSVRNKVIGAFRSGTIPVLVATDVAARGIHVDDVSLVLQADPPADHKDYLHRAGRTARAGEQGAVVTLVLPHQKREATRMAEAAGLEERPTKAAPGDDVIAATGATEPSGEAISESDFRAMVEPARGRRHGGTRGPKGAPQRGRRGPDERRGGHRGGERRGGGRRDDERRGGGRRDGGGRRDGGSRDGGPRDRDRSA comes from the coding sequence GTGCCCAAGCAGCCGAAGAAGAAGGACGGCAAGAAGGCGCGCTGGAGCGCCGCCAAGAAGGCCCAGGCGAAGAAGGGTCCGGGCGGCTCCGGCCACCGCGGCCGTCGGCCGGAGTCCTCCGGGGGAGAGCGTGGTTCGCGCGCCGAGAAGCCCCGGCGTGACGACCGGCCGCACCGTCAGGACTCGCGACGGGACGAGCGGCCGCGCCGCGACGACCGACCCCGTCGGAAGGAGTGGCGTCGGGAGGACCGGCCGCGCCGCGACGACCGTCCCGCCCGCAGCGAGGGCCCGAAGGGCGACCGACCCCGTCGTGACGACCGGCCGCGCCGTGACGACCAGCCCTACCGCGACGACCGTCCCCGTCGGGATGACCGGCCCCGTCGGGACGAGTGGCGCCGTGACGACCGTCCCCGCCGTGACGACCGTCCGCGCCGCACCGCCCCCGAGCGCCCGACGATCCAGGACGCCGAGGCCGCGCGCCGCGAGGCGGACACCTGGGTCAGCGCCTCCCGCAGCTCCCTGACCGGACCGGTCGAGATCGCCGAGGACAACGGCTTCGCCGCGCTCGGCCTGCCGGACATCCTCGTCGAGCGCCTCGCCCGCGACGGGATCACCACCCCCTTCGCCATCCAGGGCGCGGCGATCCCGGACGCCCTGGCCGGCCGCGACGTTCTCGGCCGGGGCCGGACCGGCTCCGGCAAGACCCTCGCCTTCGGCCTGCCGGTCCTCTCCCGCCTCGCTGGCGGACGGGCCCGCAGCCGGCGCCCGCGCGCCCTGGTGCTCGTGCCCACCCGCGAGCTCGCGATGCAGGTCAGCGACTCCCTCGAGCCGCTGGTGCATGTCCTCGGCCTGCGGCACAAGCTCGTCGCCGGGGGCCTGAGCTACACCGGGCAGACCGCCGCCCTGGACAAGGGCGTCGACCTGCTCATCGCCACCCCGGGGCGCCTCATCGACCTGCTCGACCGCGAGGCGCTGACCCTCGAGGACGTCGAGGTGGCCGTCCTCGACGAGGCCGACCACATGGCCGACATGGGCTTCCTGCCCGACGTCACCCGCGCGCTGGACGCCTGCGGCGAGGGCCAGCGGCTGCTCTTCTCGGCGACCCTGGACCAGGGCGTCGGCGACCTCGTCGAGACCTACCTCACCGACCCGGTCACCCACTCCACCGACGAGGCCGCGGCCAGCGTCGACACGATGAGCCACCACCTGCTGGTCATCGACCCGCAGCACAAGAAGAAGCTCACCGCCCAGATCGCGTCACGACCCGGCCGCACGGTCGTCTTCGTGCGCACCAAGCTCGGCGCCGACCGGGTCGCCCGGGAGCTGCGCGAGGCCGGGGTGGCCGCGGCGGCGCTGCACGGCGGCCTCACCCAGTCCGTGCGCAACAAGGTCATCGGCGCCTTCCGCAGCGGCACCATCCCGGTGCTCGTGGCGACCGACGTCGCCGCCCGCGGCATCCACGTCGACGACGTCTCGCTCGTCCTCCAGGCCGACCCGCCGGCCGACCACAAGGACTACCTGCACCGGGCCGGTCGCACCGCTCGCGCGGGGGAGCAGGGCGCGGTGGTCACCCTGGTGCTGCCGCACCAGAAGCGGGAGGCCACCCGGATGGCCGAGGCGGCAGGGCTGGAGGAGCGTCCGACAAAGGCGGCCCCCGGCGACGACGTCATCGCGGCCACCGGCGCCACCGAGCCCTCCGGCGAGGCGATCTCCGAGTCCGACTTCCGGGCGATGGTCGAGCCGGCCCGGGGCCGGCGCCACGGCGGCACCCGCGGGCCGAAGGGCGCACCCCAGCGCGGGCGTCGCGGCCCGGACGAGCGCCGTGGCGGCCACCGGGGCGGTGAGCGCCGCGGCGGCGGGCGTCGCGACGACGAGCGTCGCGGTGGTGGTCGTCGTGACGGCGGCGGCCGCCGCGACGGTGGTTCGCGCGACGGGGGGCCGCGAGACCGGGACCGCTCGGCCTAG
- a CDS encoding VanZ family protein, whose protein sequence is MPTASTSPTGTGARARPRRLLVAATVLAVLAQLWALYLYEPGPPGPEILPHADKLVHAAIFALPVVLAGAARLRWGLLLLVLAVHAPVSEVVQLTWLPGRSGDPWDVLADLAGLAVAAALVAWCFSPDEPAPPAPALGDDADRPLDRGDAGGDH, encoded by the coding sequence ATGCCCACCGCCTCCACCTCGCCCACCGGGACCGGTGCGCGCGCCCGGCCTCGTCGCCTCCTCGTGGCCGCGACCGTCCTTGCGGTGCTGGCGCAGCTGTGGGCGCTCTACCTCTACGAGCCGGGTCCGCCCGGGCCCGAGATCCTGCCGCACGCCGACAAGCTCGTGCACGCGGCGATCTTCGCCCTGCCGGTCGTGCTCGCCGGCGCTGCACGGCTGCGCTGGGGGCTGCTGCTGCTCGTGCTGGCGGTGCACGCGCCGGTCAGCGAGGTGGTCCAGCTCACCTGGTTGCCCGGGCGCAGCGGTGACCCGTGGGACGTGCTCGCCGATCTCGCCGGACTGGCCGTCGCCGCCGCGCTGGTAGCATGGTGCTTCTCCCCGGACGAGCCTGCGCCACCGGCGCCTGCCCTCGGCGACGACGCCGACCGACCGCTCGACCGGGGCGATGCCGGCGGAGATCACTGA
- the trxA gene encoding thioredoxin: MSSPIDLDLDAFKSTVTEGTVLVDFWATWCGPCRQFAPVFESAAEAHEDVTFAKVDIDENPELAGSLGITSVPTLMAFRDGILVHQSAGAVPKAALQQLIDAVGDLDMDQVRAEIAERQQG, encoded by the coding sequence ATGAGCTCCCCGATCGACCTGGACCTGGACGCCTTCAAGAGCACGGTGACCGAGGGCACCGTGCTCGTCGACTTCTGGGCGACCTGGTGCGGCCCGTGCCGTCAGTTCGCCCCGGTCTTCGAGTCGGCGGCGGAGGCCCACGAGGACGTCACCTTCGCCAAGGTGGACATCGACGAGAACCCGGAGCTCGCCGGCTCGCTGGGGATCACCTCGGTGCCGACGCTGATGGCCTTCCGCGACGGGATCCTCGTCCACCAGAGCGCCGGCGCGGTGCCGAAGGCGGCCCTGCAGCAGCTCATCGACGCGGTCGGCGACCTCGACATGGACCAGGTCCGTGCGGAGATCGCCGAGCGCCAGCAGGGCTGA
- a CDS encoding CsbD family protein, which yields MGLSDKIENTKDQALGKAKEAVGDARGDDEMKAEGQAQETKGDAKQAVEKGKDALGG from the coding sequence ATGGGTCTGTCCGACAAGATCGAGAACACCAAGGACCAGGCGCTCGGCAAGGCCAAGGAGGCCGTCGGCGACGCTCGCGGCGACGACGAGATGAAGGCCGAGGGCCAGGCCCAGGAGACCAAGGGCGACGCCAAGCAGGCCGTCGAGAAGGGCAAGGACGCCCTCGGCGGCTGA
- the smpB gene encoding SsrA-binding protein SmpB produces MATKKQDGRQVVASNRKARHDYIIEDTWEAGIALMGTEVKALRMGRASLVDGYATFYRDELWLEGVHIPEYVQGTWTNHTPRRRRKLLLHRHQLDKIAAQLQGSGRTVVPLSLYFTDGRVKVEIATATGKKSYDKRHALRERQDRREAERAVFGRHRD; encoded by the coding sequence ATGGCCACGAAGAAGCAGGACGGGCGGCAGGTCGTCGCCAGCAACCGCAAGGCGCGCCACGACTACATCATCGAGGACACCTGGGAGGCCGGGATCGCCCTCATGGGCACCGAGGTGAAGGCGCTGCGGATGGGTCGGGCCAGCCTCGTCGACGGGTACGCCACCTTCTACCGCGACGAGCTGTGGCTCGAAGGGGTGCACATCCCGGAGTACGTGCAGGGGACCTGGACCAACCACACCCCGCGGCGGCGGCGCAAGCTGCTGCTGCACCGGCACCAGCTGGACAAGATCGCCGCGCAGCTGCAGGGGAGCGGGCGGACCGTCGTGCCGCTGTCGCTGTACTTCACCGACGGCCGGGTCAAGGTCGAGATCGCCACCGCCACCGGCAAGAAGAGCTACGACAAGCGGCACGCGCTGCGGGAGCGGCAGGACCGGCGCGAGGCGGAGCGGGCCGTCTTCGGCCGCCACCGCGACTGA
- a CDS encoding M23 family metallopeptidase, translating into MEPATPLAPASARARRRRRTSAVLALCLAAGIGTSAYAADDPADQKRKVDDQLADSRSNLSETSTALVEAWEDLKTTRGKLPGARQAAKDAQAAEESAQSDYEDASAALEAAQADERKAERDLKKTSSEITRTRESVADFAGQVYQQQGLGSLSVAVGAESPDEAVDRIVMAESVSGAQGDVLDELGASRADLVAKGDKLEALRQKTKDAKDTKESALADAREASSAADSAESDLEDLESRQSSQARTLSDEREKESDQVESLEAESDELADILAERARRARIREAGIREAREREEARLEEARRQAEEAEQADESSSAESGSNDPNPAPPSGTGVLAAPTNGSVTSEYGYRFHPIWKTWRMHAGRDYAAGCGAPVYAAADGEVISALPPGSTGGYGNQIVIDHGVKDGVSLATTYNHMERFAVRSGSVKKGDIIGYEGTTGSSTGCHLHFEVRENGTAVDPRGWL; encoded by the coding sequence ATGGAGCCTGCTACGCCGCTCGCCCCCGCCTCAGCCCGCGCTCGTCGCCGTCGACGCACGAGCGCGGTCCTGGCGCTGTGCCTGGCCGCCGGCATCGGCACCTCCGCCTACGCCGCGGACGACCCGGCCGACCAGAAGCGCAAGGTCGACGACCAGCTGGCCGACTCCCGCAGCAACCTCTCCGAGACCTCGACCGCGCTGGTCGAGGCGTGGGAGGACCTGAAGACCACCCGCGGCAAGCTGCCCGGGGCGCGGCAGGCCGCCAAGGACGCGCAGGCGGCGGAGGAGAGCGCGCAGAGCGACTACGAGGACGCCTCGGCAGCGCTGGAGGCCGCGCAGGCCGACGAGCGCAAGGCCGAGCGCGACCTGAAGAAGACCTCCTCGGAGATCACCCGGACCCGGGAGTCGGTGGCCGACTTCGCCGGTCAGGTCTACCAGCAGCAGGGTCTCGGGTCGCTGTCCGTGGCGGTCGGCGCGGAGTCCCCGGACGAGGCCGTCGACCGGATCGTCATGGCTGAGTCGGTCTCCGGCGCCCAGGGTGACGTGCTCGACGAGCTCGGTGCCTCGCGCGCCGACCTCGTCGCGAAGGGCGACAAGCTCGAGGCGCTGCGGCAGAAGACCAAGGACGCCAAGGACACCAAGGAGTCGGCGCTGGCCGACGCCCGTGAGGCCAGCAGCGCCGCCGACAGCGCCGAGTCGGACCTGGAGGACCTGGAGTCCCGGCAGAGCTCGCAGGCCCGCACGCTGAGCGACGAGCGGGAGAAGGAGTCCGACCAGGTGGAGAGCCTGGAGGCGGAGTCCGACGAGCTCGCCGACATCCTCGCCGAGCGGGCCCGCCGCGCCCGGATCCGTGAGGCCGGGATCCGCGAGGCTCGGGAGCGGGAGGAGGCCCGGCTGGAGGAGGCCCGCCGCCAGGCCGAGGAGGCCGAGCAGGCCGACGAGTCCAGCTCCGCGGAGAGCGGGAGCAACGACCCGAACCCGGCGCCGCCCTCGGGCACCGGGGTGCTGGCCGCGCCGACCAACGGCTCGGTCACCTCCGAGTACGGCTACCGCTTCCACCCCATCTGGAAGACCTGGCGGATGCACGCCGGCCGCGACTACGCCGCCGGCTGCGGCGCCCCGGTCTACGCCGCCGCCGACGGGGAGGTCATCTCGGCGCTGCCCCCGGGCTCGACCGGCGGCTACGGCAACCAGATCGTCATCGACCACGGCGTGAAGGACGGCGTCAGCCTGGCCACCACCTACAACCACATGGAGCGCTTCGCGGTCCGGTCCGGGTCGGTCAAGAAGGGCGACATCATCGGCTACGAGGGCACCACCGGCTCCTCGACGGGCTGCCACCTGCACTTCGAGGTCCGGGAGAACGGCACCGCCGTCGACCCGCGCGGCTGGCTGTGA
- the ftsX gene encoding permease-like cell division protein FtsX, translating to MRPSTVLADAWYGLRRNKSVAVSVVLVTMISLYLLGVGLLAQQQVSQMKGYWYDRVQVSIYLCTDSSSQPNCSTGAATEEQRETIDSQLQEMRPLVSEVYYESEQEAYDRFMEDYANSEVAEEEIEVGDIPPSYRVQLSDPEQHETVSEAFEGAPGVASVPNLQEVFSPLFRAINIVTAVMVGLAALTLVSAVLLMATTIRQAAFTRRREIAIMKLVGASNRTIRTPFILETLVAGLVGALLAVGLLWLSAWALFDQYLLETSAQTAFIDSTEVWLIAPFLVGGVVLLAVVTSTITLWRYLRV from the coding sequence ATGAGACCGTCCACCGTGCTCGCCGACGCCTGGTACGGGCTGCGGCGCAACAAGTCCGTCGCCGTCTCCGTGGTCCTGGTGACGATGATCTCCCTCTACCTCCTCGGGGTCGGGCTGCTCGCCCAGCAGCAGGTCTCGCAGATGAAGGGGTACTGGTACGACCGGGTGCAGGTCTCGATCTACCTGTGCACCGACAGCTCCAGCCAGCCCAACTGCAGCACCGGCGCGGCCACCGAGGAGCAGCGCGAGACGATCGACTCCCAGCTCCAGGAGATGCGCCCGCTGGTCAGCGAGGTCTACTACGAGTCCGAGCAGGAGGCGTACGACCGCTTCATGGAGGACTACGCCAACAGCGAGGTCGCCGAGGAGGAGATCGAGGTCGGCGACATCCCGCCGAGCTACCGGGTGCAGCTCTCCGACCCCGAGCAGCACGAGACGGTCAGCGAGGCCTTCGAGGGGGCGCCCGGGGTGGCCAGCGTGCCCAACCTCCAGGAGGTCTTCTCCCCGCTCTTCCGGGCGATCAACATCGTCACCGCCGTCATGGTCGGCCTGGCCGCGCTCACCCTCGTCTCCGCCGTGCTGCTCATGGCCACGACGATCCGGCAGGCCGCCTTCACCCGGCGCCGGGAGATCGCCATCATGAAGCTCGTCGGCGCCTCCAACCGGACGATCCGGACCCCCTTCATCCTCGAGACGCTGGTGGCCGGGCTCGTCGGGGCGCTGCTGGCGGTGGGGCTGCTGTGGCTCTCGGCATGGGCGCTCTTCGACCAGTACCTGCTGGAGACCTCGGCGCAGACCGCCTTCATCGACTCCACCGAGGTGTGGCTGATCGCCCCCTTCCTCGTCGGCGGGGTGGTGCTGCTCGCCGTGGTCACCTCGACGATCACGCTGTGGCGCTACCTGCGGGTGTGA
- the ftsE gene encoding cell division ATP-binding protein FtsE, with amino-acid sequence MIRFENVTKRYPRQKHPALDDVDINIDRGEFVFVVGASGSGKSTLMRLAIREEQVSSGRILVGGHDLRRMPHRKVPQLRRQVGTVFQDFRLLPNKTVSQNVAFALQVIGRPRRAIRALVPETLELVGLADMGKRFPHELSGGEQQRVAIARAVVNNPPVLLADEPTGNLDPATSLEIVRLIGRIHASGTTVVMATHDNSIVDEMRQRVVELEDGVVVRDEEAGSYVPKVVDSRDRDERETERAETDDEQVDPEDRDPMEEAPLGEVTADDWDMWDDPDDPEAHR; translated from the coding sequence ATGATCCGATTCGAGAACGTCACCAAGCGTTATCCGCGCCAGAAGCACCCGGCGCTGGACGACGTGGACATCAACATCGACCGCGGCGAGTTCGTCTTCGTCGTCGGGGCCTCCGGCTCCGGCAAGTCCACCCTGATGCGCCTGGCGATCCGCGAGGAGCAGGTCAGCAGCGGGCGGATCCTCGTCGGCGGCCACGACCTGCGCCGGATGCCGCACCGCAAGGTGCCCCAGCTGCGCCGCCAGGTCGGCACCGTCTTCCAGGACTTCCGGCTGCTGCCGAACAAGACCGTCTCGCAGAACGTCGCCTTCGCCCTGCAGGTCATCGGCCGGCCCCGCCGCGCCATCCGCGCGCTCGTCCCGGAGACCCTCGAGCTCGTCGGCCTGGCCGACATGGGCAAGCGCTTCCCGCACGAGCTCTCCGGCGGCGAGCAGCAGCGGGTGGCCATCGCCCGCGCGGTGGTCAACAACCCGCCGGTGCTGCTGGCCGACGAGCCCACCGGCAACCTCGACCCGGCCACCAGCCTGGAGATCGTGCGGCTCATCGGCCGCATCCATGCCTCCGGCACCACCGTCGTCATGGCCACCCACGACAACTCGATCGTCGACGAGATGCGCCAGCGCGTCGTCGAGCTCGAGGACGGCGTCGTCGTCCGTGACGAGGAGGCCGGCTCCTACGTGCCGAAGGTGGTCGACTCCCGGGACCGGGACGAGCGCGAGACCGAGCGGGCCGAGACCGACGACGAGCAGGTCGATCCCGAGGACCGCGACCCGATGGAGGAGGCCCCGCTCGGCGAGGTCACCGCCGACGACTGGGACATGTGGGACGACCCCGACGACCCGGAGGCGCACCGATGA